A genomic segment from Phragmites australis chromosome 6, lpPhrAust1.1, whole genome shotgun sequence encodes:
- the LOC133920864 gene encoding sucrose transport protein SUT4 isoform X2, with translation MPFKVWKKKAIYFGRMLDDMCCYLGYLLGDTTEHCSTYKGSRYRAATVFILGFWMLDLANNTVQGPARALLADLSGPDQCNSANAIFCSWMAVGNILGFSAGASGNWHKWFPFLMTRACCEACGNLKAAFLVAVVFLLFCMSVTLYFAEEIPLEPKDAQGLSDSSPLLNGSRDDSRASHEPNNGRLPNGHVNGDNVSANPNAEDITDMSSNLNRDNGEVFNDGPGAVLVNILTSMRHLPPGMHSVLIVMALTWLSWFPFFLFDTDWMGREVYHGDPNGDLSERKAYDNGVREGAFGLLLNSVVLGIGSFLVDPLCRMIGARLVWAISNFTVFICMVATTILSWISSDLYSSKLHHIIGANKTVKISALIVFSLLGLPLSITYSVPFSVTAELTAGTGGGQGLATGVLNLGIVVPQIVVSLGAGPWDALYGGGNIPAFALASVFSLAAGVLAVLKLPKLSNSYRSAGFHGFG, from the exons ATGCCGTTCAAAGTATGGAAGAAGAAGGCCATTTATTTTGGCCGGATGCTTGATGATATGTGCTGCT ACCTTGGTTACCTTTTAGGAGATACCACTGAGCACTGCAG TACATATAAAGGTTCAAGATACCGAGCTGCTACTGTTTTCATTCTTGGATTCTGGATGTTGGACCTTGCCAACAATACAGTGCAA GGTCCTGCTCGTGCCCTTCTAGCCGATCTTTCAG GTCCTGATCAGTGTAattctgcaaatgcaatattcTGCTCATGGATGGCTGTTGGAAATATTCTTGGTTTTTCAGCTGGTGCGAGCGGGAATTGGCACAA GTGGTTTCCTTTTCTAATGACAAGAGCCTGCTGTGAAGCTTGTGGTAATTTGAAAGCAGCGTTCTTAGTTGCAGTT gtatttcttttgttttgtatgTCTGTTACCCTGTACTTTGCTGAAGAGATCCCACTAGAACCAAAGGATGCACAAGGATTATCTGATTCTTCCCCTCTACTTAATGGTTCTAGAGATGACAGTCGTGCATCGCATGAACCAAATAATGGAAGACTTCCTAATGGTCATGTGAATGGAGACAACGTCTCAGCTAACCCCAACGCTGAGGATATTACAGATATGAGTTCCAACTTGAACAGAGACAATGGAGAAGTTTTCAATGATGGACCAGGAGCAGTTTTGGTTAACATTTTGACCAGCATGAGGCACCTACCTCCCGGAATGCATTCTGTGCTTATTGTTATGGCTCTAACATGG TTGTCATGGtttccctttttcctttttgatacTGACTGGATGGGGCGTGAAGTTTACCATGGGGACCCAAATGGAGACCTGAGTGAAAGGAAAGCTTATGACAATGGTGTCCGAGAAGGTGCATTTGGTTTGCTATTGAATTCA GTTGTCCTTGGCATTGGTTCTTTCCTTGTTGATCCACTATGTCGGATGATTGGTGCAAGATTGGTTTGGGCAATCAGCAACTTCACAGTGTTTATCTGCATGGTGGCTACAACGATACTAAGTTGGATCTCGTCGGATCTTTATTCAAGTAAACTTCATCACATCATTGGAGCAAATAAAACTGTAAAAATTTCAGCATTGATTGTTTTCTCTCTTCTTGGATTGCCACTCTCC ATCACCTATAGTGTTCCATTTTCTGTAACTGCCGAACTGACTGCTGGaacaggtggtgggcaag GTTTAGCTACAGGAGTCCTCAATCTTGGTATCGTTGTTCCCCAG ATAGTAGTCTCACTTGGAGCAGGTCCATGGGATGCTCTCTATGGGGGAGGAAACATCCCTGCGTTCGCCTTGGCTTCGGTTTTCTCCCTGGCAGCTGGTGTGCTTGCAGTTCTGAAGCTACCGAAGCTGTCAAACTCGTACAGATCTGCCGGTTTCCATGGATTTGGGTGA
- the LOC133920864 gene encoding sucrose transport protein SUT4 isoform X1, whose amino-acid sequence MDSGGGVTAIRLPYRHLRDAEMELVSLNGSPRGGAPGEGPPKDPTREGQAGRSGSGTSTTKLVLACMVAAGVQFGWALQLSLLTPYIQTLGIDHAMASFIWLCGPITGFVVQPCVGVWSDKCRSKYGRRRPFILAGCLMICAAVTLIGFSADLGYLLGDTTEHCSTYKGSRYRAATVFILGFWMLDLANNTVQGPARALLADLSGPDQCNSANAIFCSWMAVGNILGFSAGASGNWHKWFPFLMTRACCEACGNLKAAFLVAVVFLLFCMSVTLYFAEEIPLEPKDAQGLSDSSPLLNGSRDDSRASHEPNNGRLPNGHVNGDNVSANPNAEDITDMSSNLNRDNGEVFNDGPGAVLVNILTSMRHLPPGMHSVLIVMALTWLSWFPFFLFDTDWMGREVYHGDPNGDLSERKAYDNGVREGAFGLLLNSVVLGIGSFLVDPLCRMIGARLVWAISNFTVFICMVATTILSWISSDLYSSKLHHIIGANKTVKISALIVFSLLGLPLSITYSVPFSVTAELTAGTGGGQGLATGVLNLGIVVPQIVVSLGAGPWDALYGGGNIPAFALASVFSLAAGVLAVLKLPKLSNSYRSAGFHGFG is encoded by the exons ATGGACTCCGGCGGTGGGGTCACGGCCATCCGCCTGCCGTACCGCCATCTCCGGGACGCCGAGATGGAGCTCGTCAGCCTCAACGGAAGCCCTCGAGGCGGCGCCCCTGGAGAAGGCCCGCCCAAGGACCCGACTAGGGAGGGCCAGGCGGGGAGGAGCGGGAGCGGCACCTCCACGACGAAGCTGGTGCTGGCCTGCATGGTGGCTGCGGGCGTGCAGTTCGGCTGGGCGCTGCAGCTCTCCCTCCTCACGCCCTACATCCAG ACCCTAGGAATAGACCATGCCATGGCATCATTCATTTGGCTTTGTGGACCTATTACTGGTTTTGTG GTTCAACCATGTGTTGGCGTGTGGAGTGACAAATGCCGTTCAAAGTATGGAAGAAGAAGGCCATTTATTTTGGCCGGATGCTTGATGATATGTGCTGCT GTAACTCTAATCGGGTTTTCTGCAGACCTTGGTTACCTTTTAGGAGATACCACTGAGCACTGCAG TACATATAAAGGTTCAAGATACCGAGCTGCTACTGTTTTCATTCTTGGATTCTGGATGTTGGACCTTGCCAACAATACAGTGCAA GGTCCTGCTCGTGCCCTTCTAGCCGATCTTTCAG GTCCTGATCAGTGTAattctgcaaatgcaatattcTGCTCATGGATGGCTGTTGGAAATATTCTTGGTTTTTCAGCTGGTGCGAGCGGGAATTGGCACAA GTGGTTTCCTTTTCTAATGACAAGAGCCTGCTGTGAAGCTTGTGGTAATTTGAAAGCAGCGTTCTTAGTTGCAGTT gtatttcttttgttttgtatgTCTGTTACCCTGTACTTTGCTGAAGAGATCCCACTAGAACCAAAGGATGCACAAGGATTATCTGATTCTTCCCCTCTACTTAATGGTTCTAGAGATGACAGTCGTGCATCGCATGAACCAAATAATGGAAGACTTCCTAATGGTCATGTGAATGGAGACAACGTCTCAGCTAACCCCAACGCTGAGGATATTACAGATATGAGTTCCAACTTGAACAGAGACAATGGAGAAGTTTTCAATGATGGACCAGGAGCAGTTTTGGTTAACATTTTGACCAGCATGAGGCACCTACCTCCCGGAATGCATTCTGTGCTTATTGTTATGGCTCTAACATGG TTGTCATGGtttccctttttcctttttgatacTGACTGGATGGGGCGTGAAGTTTACCATGGGGACCCAAATGGAGACCTGAGTGAAAGGAAAGCTTATGACAATGGTGTCCGAGAAGGTGCATTTGGTTTGCTATTGAATTCA GTTGTCCTTGGCATTGGTTCTTTCCTTGTTGATCCACTATGTCGGATGATTGGTGCAAGATTGGTTTGGGCAATCAGCAACTTCACAGTGTTTATCTGCATGGTGGCTACAACGATACTAAGTTGGATCTCGTCGGATCTTTATTCAAGTAAACTTCATCACATCATTGGAGCAAATAAAACTGTAAAAATTTCAGCATTGATTGTTTTCTCTCTTCTTGGATTGCCACTCTCC ATCACCTATAGTGTTCCATTTTCTGTAACTGCCGAACTGACTGCTGGaacaggtggtgggcaag GTTTAGCTACAGGAGTCCTCAATCTTGGTATCGTTGTTCCCCAG ATAGTAGTCTCACTTGGAGCAGGTCCATGGGATGCTCTCTATGGGGGAGGAAACATCCCTGCGTTCGCCTTGGCTTCGGTTTTCTCCCTGGCAGCTGGTGTGCTTGCAGTTCTGAAGCTACCGAAGCTGTCAAACTCGTACAGATCTGCCGGTTTCCATGGATTTGGGTGA
- the LOC133920756 gene encoding transcription factor MYB77-like: MEDSAAVASSAAALGRCIVRLKLPRAWTAEEDARLERLAKENGFGHWHRVARRMPGRSSGSCRDRWRHHLARDVYHRPFTARDDEELRRLVERFGGSGRWKDIGRAVYGRTSRVMKRRWKEIRKANNSGGGAKIYYPPALPSDDDQDLESGETAALQQGPSSYSYADDVLASSFASCSPATSGAVDPRAGSLALDFACMAV; the protein is encoded by the coding sequence ATGGAGGACTCCGCTGCAGTCGCGTCCTCTGCCGCCGCGCTCGGGAGGTGCATCGTGCGCCTCAAGCTGCCGCGCGCGTGGACGGCGGAGGAGGACGCGCGCCTGGAGCGCCTGGCCAAGGAGAACGGCTTCGGGCACTGGCACCGCGTGGCGCGCAGGATGCCCGGGCGATCCTCCGGATCCTGCCGCGACCGGTGGCGCCACCACCTCGCCCGCGACGTCTACCACCGCCCCTTCACCGCGCGCGACGACGAGGAGCTGCGGCGCCTGGTGGAGCGcttcggcggcagcggccgttGGAAGGACATCGGTCGCGCGGTCTACGGGCGGACGTCGCGCGTCATGAAGCGCCGCTGGAAGGAGATTCGCAAGGCCAACAACAGCGGAGGAGGCGCCAAGATCTACTACCCGCCCGCGCTGCCATCCGACGACGATCAAGACTTGGAGTCCGGCGAGACGGCGGCATTGCAGCAGGGTCCGAGTAGTTACTCCTACGCCGACGACGTTCTGGCTTCGAGCTTCGCTTCGTGCAGCCCTGCCACCAGCGGCGCCGTGGACCCCAGGGCTGGAAGCCTCGCGTTAGATTTCGCCTGCATGGCGGTATAA